From Pseudonocardia autotrophica, one genomic window encodes:
- a CDS encoding Na+/H+ antiporter subunit E — protein sequence MIRSLARVPYVFVFGLWFAGQVLICCRDVLVDVLTPGSSATPRVLRLPLASETGSRAAVMGALITLTPGTLTLGVVDGHHELLVHSMYHDDAETALAELRDMEARMLRAFGPLRRGVPT from the coding sequence ATGATCCGGTCCCTCGCCCGGGTGCCGTACGTGTTCGTGTTCGGCCTGTGGTTCGCCGGCCAGGTCCTGATCTGCTGCCGGGACGTGCTGGTCGACGTCCTCACCCCGGGCTCGTCCGCGACGCCGCGGGTGCTCCGGCTGCCGCTCGCCTCCGAGACCGGCTCCCGGGCCGCGGTTATGGGTGCGCTGATCACGCTGACGCCGGGGACCCTGACCCTCGGTGTCGTCGACGGCCACCACGAGCTGCTCGTCCACTCGATGTACCACGACGACGCCGAGACCGCGTTGGCGGAGCTGCGCGACATGGAGGCCCGCATGCTGCGGGCGTTCGGTCCGCTGCGGAGGGGGGTGCCGACGTGA
- a CDS encoding monovalent cation/H+ antiporter complex subunit F, which translates to MIGLDIALACCGLAALIAVVRIVRGPDSGSRVIGAELLTVTVVGLIALGGVRSGSTSTFDLVLVATMVAFLAAVSFARALTGGGR; encoded by the coding sequence GTGATCGGCCTCGACATCGCACTCGCCTGCTGCGGGCTGGCCGCACTGATCGCCGTGGTGCGGATCGTGCGCGGTCCGGACAGCGGCTCCCGGGTCATCGGCGCCGAGCTGCTCACCGTCACCGTGGTCGGCCTGATCGCGCTCGGTGGTGTCCGCTCGGGCAGCACGTCGACCTTCGATCTCGTGCTCGTCGCGACCATGGTCGCGTTTCTGGCCGCCGTGTCGTTCGCCCGCGCCCTGACCGGAGGTGGCCGATGA
- a CDS encoding DUF4288 domain-containing protein: MATETLYVAILLFESTSSAPDHRPLYREDIVTLRARSLRSARDRAERHGRAAEISHMNQAGEEIKDRLLEVVDVAPALDETDTSPADLYSRHFRDLTSYRRFDPLLDGEAL, from the coding sequence ATGGCCACCGAAACGCTGTACGTCGCCATCCTCCTGTTCGAGTCGACGTCATCTGCGCCGGACCACCGGCCGCTCTACCGCGAGGACATCGTCACGTTGCGGGCCCGGTCCCTGCGCAGCGCACGCGACCGCGCAGAACGACACGGCCGCGCCGCCGAGATCTCCCACATGAATCAAGCAGGGGAGGAGATCAAGGACCGCCTGCTGGAGGTTGTCGACGTAGCACCCGCCTTGGACGAGACCGATACCTCGCCCGCCGACCTGTACAGCCGTCACTTCCGGGATCTGACCTCCTACCGCAGGTTCGACCCCCTTCTCGACGGCGAAGCCCTGTGA
- a CDS encoding cation:proton antiporter, with product MSGILAVLGQVVAVAGGLTLLLAAVGLLRFGDVYMRASSVATATGVGISLVIVGSVLVAPGVADVVKALLAVVLQIVTAAVGGIMVARSAVLTDHPFRPDTDIPEARGPASATEDPPC from the coding sequence ATGAGCGGGATCCTCGCCGTCCTCGGACAGGTCGTCGCCGTCGCCGGGGGGCTCACGCTGCTGCTCGCCGCGGTCGGGCTTCTCCGCTTCGGCGACGTGTACATGCGGGCCTCCTCGGTCGCCACCGCCACCGGCGTCGGCATCAGCCTGGTGATCGTCGGGTCGGTGCTCGTGGCGCCGGGGGTCGCCGACGTCGTGAAGGCGCTGCTGGCGGTCGTCCTGCAGATCGTCACCGCCGCGGTGGGCGGGATCATGGTCGCCCGCTCGGCCGTGCTCACCGACCACCCGTTCCGACCCGATACCGACATTCCTGAGGCACGGGGCCCAGCCTCAGCCACGGAGGACCCGCCATGCTGA
- a CDS encoding ABC transporter substrate-binding protein translates to MVGLVALAGCGAPEASQAAAPGEAPAPISSCGRDVTLEAAPTRILVHREMSTLVAAAGGADRIVARAGEAGVPLGPYADALADVPQLNETDMTAPDREVVLGEQADLVVAGRVQADYLDALEQVGVPAVVPPWFCSQVAPGNDDAASVGFDALYATIEEYGRAFGTEDVATGTVDELRERVAAVEQEMSGAPPRTVVNAWLGRETVTSVYGALSINNTVLTALGLTNMFEDMEARNPTVSFEAILGKDPDLIVVSYLPSHGYTEEDAVRAFSETPGADQLAAVRNGRVVAMNSGYLAGGPLAVDGLEMLAQRLAALD, encoded by the coding sequence GTGGTCGGACTCGTCGCGCTCGCCGGCTGCGGCGCACCCGAGGCGTCGCAGGCCGCCGCTCCCGGTGAGGCACCGGCACCCATCTCGAGTTGCGGGCGTGATGTCACGCTCGAGGCGGCGCCGACGCGGATCCTGGTCCACCGGGAGATGTCGACCCTGGTCGCGGCCGCAGGTGGAGCCGACCGGATCGTCGCGCGGGCCGGAGAGGCGGGTGTGCCGCTCGGCCCCTACGCCGACGCCCTCGCCGACGTCCCACAGCTCAACGAGACCGACATGACCGCGCCGGACCGTGAGGTCGTCCTGGGTGAGCAGGCCGATCTCGTCGTCGCGGGGCGGGTCCAGGCCGACTACCTCGACGCCCTCGAACAGGTCGGGGTTCCGGCGGTGGTCCCGCCCTGGTTCTGCAGCCAGGTCGCCCCCGGCAACGACGACGCGGCGTCGGTCGGGTTCGACGCGCTCTACGCGACGATCGAGGAGTACGGGCGGGCGTTCGGAACCGAGGATGTCGCCACCGGCACCGTCGACGAACTGCGGGAACGGGTCGCCGCCGTCGAGCAGGAGATGAGCGGAGCGCCGCCGCGCACGGTGGTGAACGCATGGCTCGGGCGCGAGACCGTCACGTCCGTCTACGGCGCGCTGTCGATCAACAACACGGTGCTGACCGCACTGGGGCTGACGAACATGTTCGAGGACATGGAGGCGCGGAACCCCACGGTGAGTTTCGAGGCGATCCTCGGCAAGGATCCGGATCTGATCGTCGTGAGCTACCTCCCGTCACACGGGTACACCGAGGAGGACGCCGTGCGGGCCTTCTCGGAGACCCCCGGAGCGGATCAGCTGGCCGCGGTCCGCAACGGCAGGGTCGTCGCCATGAACAGCGGCTACCTCGCCGGCGGGCCGTTGGCCGTGGACGGGCTGGAGATGCTCGCCCAGCGACTGGCCGCACTGGACTGA
- a CDS encoding FecCD family ABC transporter permease produces the protein MNGRIPGEPDEAADDLEHGRHRRHTLLWVGGLGIALIMTLPLAIALGPVRVPPGTVVDVVTHHLLGTPRTPYWTGAVDSIVWQVRVPRVLLGAIVGAGLALTGAALQAMVRNVLADPYILGVTAGASTGAAAYILFGFGVGAVFGIGSLTLSAFIGAVAATWALFLLARVGGQITSVRLLLAGVSIGYVLSAATSFLIFASSAAEGARDVLFWLLGSLGLASWEATLPAAIVVGSVLFLLILWGRRFDALAIGDDTARALGVSPVRFRVQALVVVSLCVGGVVAVAGGIGFVGLVIPHVARLCVGSAHRRLYPVAALIGASFLVWADVAARTVLAPRELPLGIVTAAVGAPLLFVLVRRFHPLSR, from the coding sequence GTGAACGGCCGCATACCGGGCGAACCGGACGAGGCAGCGGACGATCTCGAGCACGGCAGGCACCGGCGGCACACCCTGCTCTGGGTCGGCGGGCTCGGGATCGCGCTGATCATGACGCTGCCGTTGGCGATCGCGCTGGGACCGGTGCGGGTACCACCCGGGACGGTCGTCGACGTGGTGACCCACCACCTGCTCGGCACACCCCGGACGCCGTACTGGACGGGTGCGGTGGACAGCATCGTGTGGCAGGTACGCGTTCCCCGAGTGCTGCTCGGCGCGATCGTCGGCGCCGGGCTGGCGCTGACGGGCGCAGCGCTCCAGGCGATGGTGCGCAACGTCCTCGCCGACCCCTACATCCTCGGGGTGACCGCGGGCGCATCGACGGGGGCGGCGGCGTACATCCTGTTCGGGTTCGGCGTCGGGGCGGTGTTCGGCATCGGCTCGCTGACCCTCAGCGCTTTCATCGGGGCCGTGGCGGCGACCTGGGCACTCTTCCTGCTGGCACGGGTCGGGGGCCAGATCACGTCGGTCCGGCTGCTCCTGGCCGGGGTCTCCATCGGGTACGTCCTCTCCGCTGCGACCTCGTTCCTCATCTTCGCCTCGTCGGCCGCCGAGGGCGCCCGCGACGTGCTGTTCTGGCTGCTCGGCTCGCTCGGCCTCGCCTCGTGGGAGGCGACGCTGCCCGCCGCGATCGTCGTGGGATCGGTGCTGTTCCTGCTCATCCTGTGGGGGCGCCGGTTCGACGCGCTGGCGATCGGCGACGACACCGCCCGGGCGCTCGGCGTCTCACCGGTCCGGTTCCGCGTCCAGGCGCTGGTGGTCGTGTCGCTCTGTGTCGGCGGCGTGGTCGCGGTGGCCGGCGGGATCGGTTTCGTCGGCCTCGTCATCCCGCACGTCGCGCGGCTGTGCGTCGGCAGCGCCCACCGGCGCCTCTATCCGGTCGCGGCCCTGATCGGAGCGAGCTTCCTGGTCTGGGCCGATGTGGCGGCCCGGACCGTGCTCGCGCCGCGGGAGCTGCCGTTGG
- a CDS encoding nitroreductase family deazaflavin-dependent oxidoreductase, which yields MEFIFHLRRYRRFRSASSRRPESWSEMKGRNFMPRKLDFFARHFNKVHQKLFRASRGRIGARMMGVDLVALTTTGRKSGRRRTSMVGAPIVEDDMVVVMASYAAGPTNPQWYFNLLADPEVEILVRNRTRKMTAREAEGSELTEVWARVAAKTPALDRYQARTDRRIPLIVLTPA from the coding sequence GTGGAGTTCATCTTCCACTTACGACGCTACCGTCGATTTCGCAGCGCGTCGAGCAGGCGGCCTGAATCGTGGTCGGAAATGAAAGGCAGAAATTTCATGCCCAGGAAGCTGGACTTCTTCGCTCGACACTTCAACAAGGTTCACCAGAAGCTGTTCCGGGCGAGCCGGGGGCGTATCGGTGCCCGCATGATGGGAGTCGACCTCGTGGCTCTGACCACGACCGGGCGGAAGTCCGGCCGGCGGCGGACCTCGATGGTCGGGGCGCCGATCGTCGAGGACGACATGGTCGTCGTCATGGCATCGTATGCGGCCGGGCCGACCAACCCGCAGTGGTACTTCAACCTCCTCGCCGACCCGGAGGTGGAGATCCTGGTGCGGAACCGCACACGCAAGATGACCGCACGCGAAGCCGAGGGCAGCGAACTGACCGAGGTATGGGCACGCGTCGCGGCGAAGACGCCGGCACTGGACAGGTACCAGGCGAGAACCGATCGTCGGATTCCATTGATCGTCCTTACTCCGGCCTGA
- a CDS encoding sodium:proton antiporter, whose amino-acid sequence MVLALTIGLLVAGAAYLMLDRSYLRAVLGFLMLGHAVNLLLFASGGIQRRGEPLEGTDPAAAADPLPQAFVLTAIVIAFAITVVMLVLAVTGRAGDDTADRERPAGRSEPVR is encoded by the coding sequence ATGGTCCTCGCCCTGACGATCGGTCTCCTCGTCGCAGGAGCCGCCTACCTCATGCTCGACCGCAGCTACCTGCGTGCGGTGCTCGGCTTCCTGATGCTCGGCCACGCCGTCAACCTGCTGCTGTTCGCCTCCGGCGGGATCCAGCGCCGCGGCGAGCCCCTGGAGGGCACCGACCCGGCCGCGGCGGCCGACCCGCTGCCACAGGCGTTCGTGCTGACCGCGATCGTGATCGCGTTCGCGATCACCGTGGTCATGCTCGTGCTCGCCGTGACCGGGCGGGCCGGCGACGACACGGCCGACCGGGAACGTCCGGCCGGGCGATCGGAGCCTGTCCGATGA
- a CDS encoding GNAT family N-acetyltransferase produces the protein MQVTITPYRPDHRQAVLDLAIRAWEPVFPQTEQAVPAFVYESFYPDGWRTRQLADLSTVLDEEPGSVDIALISGRAAGWVCTRLHPEDDMGEIYILAVDPVHQRQGVGSALTQRAFERIRAAGLRMIMVETGGDPGHAPARAAYEASGFVRWPVARYFRDLRE, from the coding sequence GTGCAGGTCACGATCACTCCTTACCGCCCCGACCATCGTCAGGCGGTCCTCGATCTCGCCATCAGGGCATGGGAGCCGGTTTTCCCGCAGACCGAACAGGCCGTGCCGGCTTTCGTCTACGAGTCCTTCTATCCCGACGGCTGGCGAACGCGGCAGCTCGCGGATCTGTCCACGGTGCTCGACGAGGAGCCGGGCTCCGTCGACATCGCGTTGATCTCCGGACGAGCCGCGGGATGGGTCTGCACCCGGCTACACCCGGAGGACGACATGGGTGAGATCTACATCCTCGCCGTCGATCCGGTTCATCAACGACAAGGCGTCGGCAGCGCCCTCACACAGCGGGCGTTCGAACGCATACGTGCCGCAGGACTTCGGATGATCATGGTGGAGACCGGCGGTGACCCCGGCCATGCGCCGGCCCGCGCTGCATACGAGGCGTCCGGATTCGTGCGCTGGCCCGTCGCTCGATATTTCCGGGATCTGCGCGAGTAG
- a CDS encoding monovalent cation/H+ antiporter subunit D family protein, whose product MTTAALLPLLVGLPLGAAGLTAPARAGAPWARAVLLGLLGANLAAGIALVVATSGGAVLAEPVGAWPGGIAIPFVADALSSLMLAVTGLLALVCTAFGLMTGPGAARLFPPLVLALLGGVNGALLTADLFNLFVFIEVMLLPSYGLLVLAHRRQGTMRSVSGTRLYVAFNLFVSTVFLAGVALVYGSAGTVNLAELAGAAQESGTVAAAVGVCLAALSMKAAVVPVHGWLARAYPSTSPAVTALFSGLHTKVAIYAIYRIYAVVFDGETRWLWIGVLLFSATMLVGVLGAVGENTMRSILAFHMVSQIGYILLGVALFTPLGLAAGIFYLLHHMIVKASLFLSTGAVEERHGTGALDGIRGVARRDPLLVAAFGVAALSLAGIPPFSGFVAKLTLILAALDAGQVAAAVLAIVVSLLTLLSMIKIWNSLVRRPDEDGEPAGGGGTAVAAPPVPRVGLRLTLPALTLAAVTLGLGLGAELLYGLSATAAAGLLDTSGYVEAVLR is encoded by the coding sequence ATGACGACCGCTGCCCTCCTCCCGCTGCTCGTCGGGCTGCCGCTGGGTGCCGCAGGGCTCACCGCACCGGCCAGGGCCGGTGCGCCGTGGGCACGCGCGGTGCTGCTCGGGCTGCTCGGCGCGAACCTCGCCGCCGGGATCGCGCTGGTCGTCGCCACCTCCGGTGGCGCAGTGCTCGCCGAGCCGGTCGGGGCCTGGCCGGGCGGGATCGCGATCCCGTTCGTCGCGGACGCGCTGTCGTCGCTGATGCTCGCCGTGACCGGACTGCTGGCACTGGTCTGCACCGCCTTCGGGCTGATGACCGGACCGGGGGCGGCGCGGCTATTCCCGCCCCTGGTCCTGGCGCTGCTCGGTGGGGTCAACGGGGCCCTGCTGACCGCGGACCTGTTCAACCTCTTCGTCTTCATCGAGGTCATGCTCCTGCCGTCGTACGGGCTGCTGGTGCTCGCCCACCGCAGGCAGGGGACGATGCGCTCGGTCAGCGGCACCCGGCTCTACGTCGCGTTCAACCTGTTCGTCTCCACCGTCTTCCTCGCCGGTGTCGCGCTCGTCTACGGCAGTGCGGGCACGGTCAACCTCGCCGAGCTCGCCGGGGCGGCGCAGGAGTCCGGGACCGTCGCGGCGGCGGTGGGCGTCTGCCTGGCCGCGCTGTCGATGAAGGCCGCGGTCGTTCCCGTGCACGGCTGGCTCGCCCGGGCCTACCCCTCGACCTCACCGGCCGTCACGGCGCTGTTCTCCGGGCTGCACACCAAGGTCGCGATCTACGCGATCTACCGGATCTACGCGGTCGTGTTCGACGGCGAGACGCGCTGGCTCTGGATCGGTGTCCTGCTGTTCTCCGCGACGATGCTGGTCGGCGTCCTCGGCGCGGTCGGCGAGAACACGATGCGTTCGATCCTGGCCTTCCACATGGTCAGCCAGATCGGCTACATCCTGCTCGGCGTCGCCCTGTTCACCCCGCTCGGGCTGGCGGCGGGAATCTTCTACCTGCTGCATCACATGATCGTCAAAGCGTCGCTATTCCTCTCCACCGGCGCGGTCGAGGAGCGCCACGGGACCGGCGCGCTGGACGGGATCCGCGGCGTCGCCCGGCGCGACCCGCTGCTGGTCGCCGCGTTCGGGGTGGCCGCCCTGTCCCTGGCCGGGATCCCGCCGTTCTCCGGGTTCGTGGCGAAGCTGACCCTGATCCTCGCGGCGCTCGACGCCGGCCAGGTCGCCGCCGCGGTCCTCGCGATCGTGGTCAGCCTGCTCACCCTGCTGTCGATGATCAAGATCTGGAACTCGCTGGTGCGCAGGCCCGACGAGGACGGCGAACCGGCCGGCGGCGGGGGGACCGCCGTCGCGGCTCCCCCGGTGCCCCGGGTGGGGCTGCGGCTGACCCTGCCCGCGCTCACGCTGGCCGCCGTCACCCTCGGCCTCGGGCTCGGCGCCGAGCTGCTGTACGGGCTGTCCGCCACGGCGGCGGCCGGCCTGCTCGACACCAGCGGATACGTGGAGGCGGTACTCCGATGA
- a CDS encoding TetR/AcrR family transcriptional regulator: MSGGGEGLRSDAALNRTRILEAARAAFALRGIDVPMAAIARRAGVGVATLFRRFPTKQALVSEVFAEQVKACELLLETALADPDPWRGFCDLLESVRAVQIRDRGFTQAFLSAHPDAGHAAERAKAERDFAEVVRRAQAVGRLRADFSPHDLPLIMLAQVGITTTSSEIADVASRRLLAYLLQSFAVRPDDGPARSLPSPPEMDLRAVIELPADGRE; the protein is encoded by the coding sequence ATGTCCGGGGGCGGCGAAGGCCTGCGGTCCGACGCCGCGCTCAACCGCACGCGGATCCTGGAGGCGGCCCGCGCGGCGTTCGCGCTACGCGGGATCGACGTCCCGATGGCTGCGATCGCCCGACGGGCCGGTGTCGGCGTCGCCACGTTGTTCCGGAGATTCCCGACCAAGCAGGCCCTGGTGAGCGAGGTGTTCGCAGAGCAGGTCAAAGCCTGCGAGCTGCTGCTCGAGACCGCGCTCGCCGACCCCGATCCGTGGCGCGGGTTCTGTGACCTCCTGGAGTCGGTGCGTGCTGTCCAGATCCGGGACCGGGGATTCACCCAGGCCTTCCTGAGCGCGCATCCCGACGCCGGCCACGCCGCCGAGCGCGCCAAGGCCGAGCGGGACTTCGCCGAGGTCGTCCGGCGTGCCCAGGCCGTGGGCCGGCTGCGCGCGGACTTCTCGCCCCACGATCTGCCCCTGATCATGCTCGCGCAGGTCGGCATCACGACGACCTCCTCGGAGATCGCGGATGTCGCTTCCCGCCGCCTCCTGGCCTACCTGCTCCAGTCCTTCGCAGTGCGTCCCGACGACGGTCCGGCGCGATCCCTGCCCTCGCCTCCGGAAATGGACCTCCGAGCGGTGATCGAACTCCCGGCCGACGGCCGCGAGTGA